A stretch of the Oxyura jamaicensis isolate SHBP4307 breed ruddy duck chromosome 4, BPBGC_Ojam_1.0, whole genome shotgun sequence genome encodes the following:
- the NKAP gene encoding NF-kappa-B-activating protein — protein sequence MAPVSRSRSPSAASPQGRGRRSRSRSRSRSRSVLRRRRRSRSWSRSRSPGGPRSAGHHHHGKAWPEYYEKEKEEILRQRRLNERERIGELGAPEVWGLSPKVPDPDSDEHTPVEDEEAKSKSSSSDSSSEEEKKKKKKKRKKKKRKTSKRKHRKNSEDSDSESESEQNSSDEDKKKSKKKKKKQKKKRSKKKKNKKSRKESSDSSSEDSDDETLQGEDLWIERSKNTEADSLIGPEAPKTHASQDDRPLNYGHALLPGEGAAMAEYVKAGKRIPRRGEIGLTSEEIASFESSGYVMSGSRHRRMEAVRLRKENQIYSADEKRALASFNQEERRKRENKILASFREMVYRKTKGKEEK from the exons ATGGCGCCGGTGTCGCGCTCCCGCAGCCCGTCCGCCGCCAGCCCGCAAGGCCGAGGCCGCCGCTCCCGGTCCCGCTCCCGCTCCCGCTCCCGCAGCGTCCTGAGGCGCCGCCGGCGGAGCCGCAGCTGGTCCCGGTCCCGCAGCCCCGGCGGGCCGCGCTCCGCCGGGCACCACCACCACGGCAAGGCCTGGCCCGAGTACTAcgagaaggagaaggaggagatcCTGCGGCAGAG GAGGCTCAATGAGAGGGAGAggattggagagctgggcgcACCCGAAGTCTGGGGACTTTCGCCAAAGGTTCCTGACCCCGA ttctgATGAACATACACCAGTAGAAGATGAAGAGGCAAAATCTAAGAGTAGCTCTTCGGATTCCAGCTCAGAag aggagaaaaagaagaagaagaagaaaagaaagaagaaaaagcgGAAGAcatccaaaagaaaacacagaaaaaattcTGAGGACAGCGACAGTGAGTCGGAGTCTGAGCAGAACTCCAGTG atgaagataaaaagaaaagcaaaaagaagaaaaagaagcagaaaaa GAAGAGgtctaagaaaaagaaaaataaaaagagcaggaaggaaTCCAGTGATTCAAGTAGTGAAGATTCTGATGATGAAACGCTGCAAGGAGAAGATCTCTGGATTGAGAGATCAA aaaatacagaagccGATAGCTTGATTGGACCAGAAGCTCCCAAAACGCATGCGTCTCAAGATGACAGGCCTTTGAA ctaTGGACATGCCCTGTTGCCTGGTGAAGGTGCAGCAATGGCAGAATACGTAAAAGCAGGAAAACGTATACCCCGGAGAGGTGAAATTGGCTTGACCAGTGAAGAAATCGCATCGTTTGAGAGCTCTGGTTATGTAATGAGTGGCAGCAG ACATCGTCGAATGGAAGCTGTGCGTCTGCGTAAAGAGAACCAGATTTACAGCGCAGATGAAAAGAGAGCTCTGGCATCCTTCAaccaggaggagaggaggaaaagagagaataagATCCTTGCAAGCTTTCGAGAGATGGTCTACAGAAAGACtaaaggcaaagaagaaaaataa
- the AKAP14 gene encoding A-kinase anchor protein 14 isoform X2: protein MDKEMENAALEETVEMIVADVIRGATEQFLALQKKETEAECAAKNIQWTTCKDFTVERGKQQIEEYISTWEVHESWIYWSEFLREEELTFSKRYHYRVLWSIPTRRKPIPQATASVFFVIEISKIKPATLPVEVFFFLESSRLIHRPEQCQFREKWLKDIIENKLILE from the exons ATGgacaaggaaatggaaaatgctgcCCTTGAGGAGACAGTAGAGATGATCGTTGCAGATGTGATACGTGGTGCAACAGAACAATTCCTAGCCCTGCAGAAAAAAGAGACAG AAGCTGAATGTGCTGCCAAAAATATTCAGTGGACCACCTGCAAGGACTTCACAGTggagagaggaaagcagcagattGAAGAATACATTTCT ACTTGGGAGGTTCATGAAAGCTGGATTTACTGGTCAGAATTTCTCCGTGAAGAAGAACTGACGTTCAGCAAGAGGTACCACTACAGAGTTCTCTGGAGCATCCCGACACGCAGAAAACCCATCCCGCAAGCAACAGCAAGCGTCTTTTTCGTTATAGAGATCTCCAAAATCAAACCTGCT ACCTTGCCGGTGGAGGTATTCTTCTTTCTGGAGTCCAGCAGGCTGATTCACAG GCCAGAACAATGTCAATTTAGAGAAAAGTGGCTTAAGGACATCattgaaaataaactaattcTCGAGTGA
- the NDUFA1 gene encoding NADH dehydrogenase [ubiquinone] 1 alpha subcomplex subunit 1 isoform X2 — MWYEILPGMAIMAACLSVPGLATVFVQRLSNGGKEKRVAHYPYQWALMERDKRLSGMSKHYVAKGLENIN, encoded by the exons ATGTGGTACGAGATCCTGCCCGGCATGGCCATCATGGCCGCCTGCCTCAGCGTCCCCGGGCTCGCCACCGTCTTCGTGCAGCGCTTGTCCAACGGCGGCAAG GAGAAGAGGGTGGCCCACTACCCCTACCAGTGGGCGCTGATGGAGAGGGACAAGCGGCTCTCGGGGATGAGCAAGCACTACGTGGCCAAG gGGCTGGAGAACATAAACTGA
- the NDUFA1 gene encoding NADH dehydrogenase [ubiquinone] 1 alpha subcomplex subunit 1 isoform X1, with protein MWYEILPGMAIMAACLSVPGLATVFVQRLSNGGKEKRVAHYPYQWALMERDKRLSGMSKHYVAKAGAGGTACSEARLGEPRGAPDSSAFVPEVRGRVWC; from the exons ATGTGGTACGAGATCCTGCCCGGCATGGCCATCATGGCCGCCTGCCTCAGCGTCCCCGGGCTCGCCACCGTCTTCGTGCAGCGCTTGTCCAACGGCGGCAAG GAGAAGAGGGTGGCCCACTACCCCTACCAGTGGGCGCTGATGGAGAGGGACAAGCGGCTCTCGGGGATGAGCAAGCACTACGTGGCCAAGGCAGGTGCCGGGGGCACAGCGTGCTCCGAGGCACGGCTCGGGGAACCCAGGGGGGC CCCTGACAGCAGCGCGTTTGTCCCCGAAGTTAGGGGACGGGTGTGGTGCTGA
- the AKAP14 gene encoding A-kinase anchor protein 14 isoform X1, giving the protein MTTPQTLPEAVETMDKEMENAALEETVEMIVADVIRGATEQFLALQKKETEAECAAKNIQWTTCKDFTVERGKQQIEEYISTWEVHESWIYWSEFLREEELTFSKRYHYRVLWSIPTRRKPIPQATASVFFVIEISKIKPATLPVEVFFFLESSRLIHRPEQCQFREKWLKDIIENKLILE; this is encoded by the exons ATGACGACACCACAAACACTCCCCGAGGCG GTGGAGACAATGgacaaggaaatggaaaatgctgcCCTTGAGGAGACAGTAGAGATGATCGTTGCAGATGTGATACGTGGTGCAACAGAACAATTCCTAGCCCTGCAGAAAAAAGAGACAG AAGCTGAATGTGCTGCCAAAAATATTCAGTGGACCACCTGCAAGGACTTCACAGTggagagaggaaagcagcagattGAAGAATACATTTCT ACTTGGGAGGTTCATGAAAGCTGGATTTACTGGTCAGAATTTCTCCGTGAAGAAGAACTGACGTTCAGCAAGAGGTACCACTACAGAGTTCTCTGGAGCATCCCGACACGCAGAAAACCCATCCCGCAAGCAACAGCAAGCGTCTTTTTCGTTATAGAGATCTCCAAAATCAAACCTGCT ACCTTGCCGGTGGAGGTATTCTTCTTTCTGGAGTCCAGCAGGCTGATTCACAG GCCAGAACAATGTCAATTTAGAGAAAAGTGGCTTAAGGACATCattgaaaataaactaattcTCGAGTGA